A region from the Desulfomarina profundi genome encodes:
- a CDS encoding NADH-quinone oxidoreductase subunit J family protein, which translates to MEKINDGSIKTVGIKLLTDYSMAFELVSIVLLIAIIGALVIARVRREN; encoded by the coding sequence ATGGAAAAAATCAACGACGGTTCGATTAAAACTGTCGGCATCAAACTGTTGACCGACTACTCCATGGCTTTTGAACTTGTCTCCATCGTTCTGCTCATTGCCATTATCGGTGCCCTGGTCATAGCTCGGGTCAGGAGGGAAAACTAA
- a CDS encoding M48 family metalloprotease, with translation MNFWLITILLILLSSNIVETMASYLNIKAISSDIPDEFKKIYNQEEYRHSQDYLRATTKFSILQNSFNLLLIILFLLCGVFNLLDIWARDFNFGPVLTGVIYISTLV, from the coding sequence ATGAACTTCTGGCTTATCACCATCCTTCTTATTCTGCTTTCCTCAAATATTGTTGAAACCATGGCCTCATATCTCAACATCAAGGCCATTTCGAGTGATATCCCTGATGAATTCAAAAAAATTTACAACCAGGAAGAATACAGACATTCACAGGATTATCTCCGTGCCACAACGAAATTTTCAATTCTACAAAACAGTTTTAATCTTCTGCTGATCATCCTCTTCCTCCTGTGCGGAGTTTTCAATCTGCTTGATATATGGGCCAGGGATTTTAATTTTGGTCCTGTTCTAACCGGTGTAATTTACATTAGTACACTCGTATGA
- a CDS encoding NADH-quinone oxidoreductase subunit D: protein MSSQPIQLQPDETFVLNVGPQHPATHGVLRVKMEMNGEYIVNAETVIGYIHRMHEKMGETKTYPQFLMNLSRMDYLGALGYSHGHVLVVEKAAGIEVPERAEYIRAIMVELNRIASHLFWFGAFVMDLGGFSPLMYALQDREYILDMLEAVTGSRLTYCYFRFGGLYNDVDDDFIAAARRFIPRMRKSLKKYEKLVTGNVIFRKRLEGNAYLSKEICRKYGASSAVARGSGIDFDVRKNEPYSVYPEFDFDIPVYHECDSLARYKVRMDEIEQSLRIIEQGLNKLPDGPIMPKKKPKIIKPPAGDYYQAVETARGSFGVRLVSDGTKTPYRLKLRSPTYSNMHLFDESCKGLMIMDALAFMGSLDLVIPEIDR, encoded by the coding sequence ATGAGTTCGCAACCAATTCAGCTACAGCCGGACGAAACATTTGTACTCAACGTAGGGCCTCAACATCCTGCAACCCATGGGGTCCTGAGGGTCAAAATGGAAATGAACGGCGAGTATATCGTCAATGCGGAAACCGTTATCGGTTATATCCACCGCATGCATGAGAAAATGGGTGAAACGAAGACCTATCCCCAGTTTCTCATGAACCTCAGCAGAATGGACTACCTCGGAGCACTTGGCTATTCCCATGGGCATGTGCTAGTTGTTGAGAAAGCTGCGGGAATCGAGGTCCCCGAACGTGCGGAATATATCCGGGCGATCATGGTCGAACTGAATCGGATAGCCTCGCATCTTTTCTGGTTTGGCGCTTTTGTCATGGATCTTGGAGGATTCAGCCCTCTCATGTATGCCCTGCAGGACAGGGAATATATCCTCGATATGCTGGAAGCAGTAACCGGGTCGCGGCTCACTTACTGCTATTTCAGGTTTGGCGGTTTATATAATGATGTCGATGATGATTTTATCGCTGCTGCCAGAAGGTTTATTCCTCGTATGCGTAAGTCTCTAAAAAAATATGAAAAACTTGTCACAGGAAACGTAATTTTTCGCAAACGACTGGAAGGAAACGCTTATCTCTCAAAGGAGATATGCAGAAAATACGGAGCATCCAGCGCGGTAGCCAGAGGCTCAGGAATTGACTTTGATGTACGGAAAAATGAACCCTACTCCGTATATCCTGAATTCGACTTTGATATCCCCGTATATCATGAGTGTGATTCACTCGCCCGCTACAAGGTTCGAATGGATGAAATAGAACAATCCCTGCGAATCATTGAACAGGGTCTCAATAAACTCCCCGACGGCCCCATCATGCCAAAGAAAAAGCCCAAAATAATCAAACCTCCCGCCGGTGATTACTACCAGGCGGTGGAGACGGCCAGGGGCAGTTTCGGAGTAAGGCTTGTAAGTGACGGTACGAAAACTCCATACAGGCTGAAACTCAGGTCGCCAACCTACTCCAATATGCATCTTTTTGATGAGTCCTGTAAAGGGTTGATGATCATGGATGCCCTTGCGTTCATGGGAAGTCTTGATCTGGTCATTCCTGAGATTGACAGGTAA
- a CDS encoding NADH-quinone oxidoreductase subunit B, with protein sequence MGTQNVPSSIVQFALADKLINIGRANSLWPLTFGIACCAIEMMATGCARFDMSRFGAEVFRPSPRQSDVMIVAGTITKKMMPGIKTLYDQMPEPKWVMALGNCAISGGPFAFEGQYSIVLGADEFLPVDVYVPGCPPRPEALLQGIIELEHLVSDWKRWENPEAA encoded by the coding sequence GTGGGAACGCAAAACGTACCTTCGTCAATAGTTCAATTTGCTCTAGCTGACAAACTCATTAATATCGGTCGGGCCAACTCTCTCTGGCCCCTGACATTCGGAATTGCCTGTTGCGCCATTGAGATGATGGCAACCGGCTGCGCCCGCTTTGACATGTCCAGGTTTGGTGCTGAGGTTTTTCGACCTTCTCCCCGTCAAAGTGATGTAATGATTGTCGCTGGAACCATCACCAAAAAAATGATGCCGGGTATTAAAACTCTGTATGACCAGATGCCTGAACCTAAATGGGTAATGGCCCTTGGCAACTGCGCAATATCCGGTGGCCCTTTCGCCTTTGAGGGACAGTATTCCATTGTCCTCGGCGCGGATGAATTTCTCCCCGTGGATGTTTATGTTCCGGGATGCCCGCCCAGGCCGGAAGCCCTCCTGCAGGGGATTATAGAATTGGAACACCTTGTCTCTGACTGGAAAAGGTGGGAAAATCCTGAAGCGGCTTGA
- a CDS encoding NADH-quinone oxidoreductase subunit J family protein — MSPSIPLSTSPALFSVDGLAGVIFLINLVITLIGAIIACNSERLVRAIGGLIVCFIGVAGLYYYLNSPFVAMMQVLIYVGAVAVTISFAIMLAAPEEQKKTGRGGPLIGPLGFATAALVTGGFQCLP, encoded by the coding sequence ATGAGTCCTTCGATTCCATTATCAACCTCACCTGCTCTGTTCAGTGTAGATGGGCTTGCTGGAGTTATTTTTCTGATCAATCTGGTCATCACCCTTATTGGTGCAATAATTGCCTGCAACTCCGAAAGGCTGGTTCGGGCAATTGGAGGATTGATCGTCTGCTTCATAGGCGTGGCAGGTTTATATTATTATCTGAATTCACCCTTTGTCGCCATGATGCAGGTTCTTATTTATGTGGGAGCTGTTGCTGTTACAATCTCTTTTGCGATTATGCTTGCTGCTCCTGAAGAACAAAAAAAGACTGGAAGAGGCGGTCCTCTTATCGGCCCTCTCGGATTTGCAACAGCCGCTCTTGTTACCGGGGGTTTTCAGTGCTTGCCCTGA
- a CDS encoding NADH-quinone oxidoreductase subunit N, translated as MLFFPELTLLGAGLILFVFSLGKPERNSTRKVALILSAVTLGGSLLSMGADGSLFYDSYRVNFFSQLFKTLIALATFIVLAFSDKGVGINKNILPEYYLFLFMSVLGLMMLVSSVELISIFVSLELSSFAVYLMVPMRKSGKNMGRQSEAGIKYLLYGVMATGFMLYGMSYIYGLTGSTHLTEILARISQMYDQPAAVVAILLVLTGFFYKLGLFPLHFWVPDVYEGASNETTAFIAAVPKLAAVALLIRFVSLVTPDGEVLTKALMVCAILSMFYGNLSALVQTDIKRLLGFSGISHAGFVLLGLLTFQITGFATAFYYIIGYSFMNLACFLVICTVAGDGQNIAIDDLTGLHKRAPLLALTLTIGLFALAGIPPFVGFTGKFMLLVGALNKGHLVLVILAAFNTAIAIYYYLSIVRVTFCTDDEQRETIIPGRLHSILCIALILIIAIMGIIPGKFIALTTSAVQTII; from the coding sequence ATGCTATTTTTCCCCGAATTAACGCTGTTAGGAGCTGGCCTGATTCTTTTTGTTTTCAGTCTGGGAAAACCTGAAAGAAACAGCACCAGAAAGGTGGCACTTATTTTGTCTGCTGTTACTCTTGGTGGATCACTCCTCTCCATGGGAGCAGATGGTTCTCTCTTTTATGACTCATATAGAGTTAACTTTTTCTCCCAACTGTTCAAAACCCTGATTGCCCTGGCAACTTTTATTGTACTCGCTTTCAGCGATAAAGGTGTAGGCATCAACAAAAATATTCTCCCCGAATATTATCTTTTTCTTTTCATGTCTGTCCTTGGACTCATGATGCTGGTTTCCAGTGTCGAGCTCATTTCCATCTTTGTTTCTCTTGAGCTGTCCTCTTTTGCAGTATATCTGATGGTCCCCATGAGGAAGTCCGGCAAAAATATGGGAAGACAGTCCGAAGCCGGAATTAAATATCTGCTTTACGGGGTTATGGCAACCGGTTTTATGCTATACGGAATGAGTTATATATATGGTCTGACAGGATCAACCCATCTTACTGAAATTCTGGCCAGGATTTCCCAGATGTATGATCAACCAGCGGCCGTAGTTGCAATTCTTCTGGTGCTCACAGGATTTTTTTACAAACTCGGCCTTTTTCCACTCCATTTCTGGGTTCCTGATGTATATGAGGGTGCTTCAAATGAAACTACCGCATTCATTGCTGCTGTACCGAAACTTGCGGCAGTGGCTCTTCTTATTCGTTTTGTTTCCTTGGTTACTCCAGATGGTGAAGTACTCACCAAAGCTCTGATGGTATGCGCCATCCTGTCAATGTTTTATGGAAACCTTTCTGCTCTGGTACAGACAGACATTAAACGACTTCTTGGATTTTCCGGTATTTCCCACGCAGGGTTTGTTCTCCTTGGTCTTCTGACTTTTCAGATAACCGGGTTTGCCACAGCTTTTTATTACATCATTGGTTACTCTTTCATGAACCTGGCCTGCTTTCTGGTAATATGCACTGTCGCAGGCGATGGACAAAATATTGCCATTGACGACCTGACCGGACTGCATAAACGTGCTCCTCTTCTCGCCCTGACCCTGACAATCGGGCTCTTTGCTCTGGCCGGAATTCCTCCGTTCGTCGGCTTTACAGGAAAGTTCATGCTGCTTGTTGGTGCACTCAACAAGGGACACCTCGTGCTTGTCATCCTGGCCGCTTTCAATACGGCCATAGCAATATACTACTATCTTTCAATTGTCAGAGTCACCTTCTGTACGGATGACGAGCAAAGAGAAACAATTATCCCTGGACGTCTTCATTCCATTCTCTGCATTGCACTTATCCTGATAATTGCAATCATGGGAATAATACCCGGTAAATTTATTGCTCTGACAACCAGTGCAGTTCAAACAATTATCTAA
- a CDS encoding NADH-quinone oxidoreductase subunit C — protein MILEKTKIAFQKLFPVPDSEDVPVEEEPKETKTSSPPRENGILERDYNVHGYHLDIQLSPDQLTEAVTIVDELEFFLETITGVDWIKENQLELIYDFSRYDFDTCRVVIRTRVDRDNPIVPTITPIYAGANWHERETHDFFGIQFKGHPHLIPLLLPEDADFHPLLKDFKA, from the coding sequence ATGATTCTTGAAAAAACAAAAATTGCTTTTCAAAAACTGTTTCCAGTCCCAGACTCAGAAGACGTACCAGTAGAGGAAGAACCAAAAGAAACAAAAACCTCCTCTCCTCCACGGGAAAACGGCATTTTAGAGCGTGACTACAATGTTCACGGTTATCATCTCGACATTCAACTCTCTCCCGACCAGCTTACTGAAGCTGTAACAATTGTGGATGAACTTGAATTTTTTCTTGAAACCATAACAGGTGTTGACTGGATCAAGGAAAACCAGCTCGAACTCATTTATGATTTCAGTCGTTATGATTTTGACACCTGCCGTGTTGTCATCAGAACAAGGGTTGACCGGGATAATCCGATAGTTCCGACAATCACACCCATATATGCCGGTGCAAACTGGCATGAACGGGAGACTCATGATTTTTTTGGTATTCAATTTAAGGGGCATCCACACTTAATCCCGCTGCTCCTCCCTGAAGATGCAGATTTTCATCCACTCTTAAAGGATTTCAAGGCATGA
- the nuoK gene encoding NADH-quinone oxidoreductase subunit NuoK yields MSVLTLYNNLDTFLVIGAFLFGMGVYGIVTRKTFIGMLIAAELLLAGASVNFMAFNRFTAPDPVTGQVFTLFIMAIAAAEAAIGLSIVIAIYHHFKSIDAEDTVQLKG; encoded by the coding sequence ATGTCAGTCCTTACACTTTATAACAATCTCGATACTTTTCTTGTTATCGGAGCCTTTCTTTTCGGAATGGGCGTGTACGGCATTGTTACCAGAAAAACATTTATAGGCATGCTGATAGCAGCCGAGCTTCTACTGGCAGGTGCATCCGTCAATTTTATGGCGTTCAACAGATTTACTGCTCCTGACCCCGTTACCGGTCAGGTGTTCACTTTGTTCATAATGGCCATTGCAGCAGCAGAGGCCGCAATTGGACTCAGCATTGTTATCGCGATTTATCACCACTTTAAATCAATCGATGCCGAAGATACCGTACAATTAAAAGGTTAG
- a CDS encoding NuoI/complex I 23 kDa subunit family protein, with translation MVAYFSEIYNGLISLFIGMGITFKEFFKPTVTVEYPYETLTMTERYRGHIELIANEEGKANCIVCGMCQRACPSGCITLTGKKPEGEKKKVLTSYILDFTRCSLCGSCVESCNFNAIEYSKEYNLASTRREDFIFDLLQRLEERNK, from the coding sequence ATGGTTGCCTATTTTTCTGAAATATACAACGGTCTCATAAGCCTTTTCATCGGCATGGGCATCACGTTCAAGGAATTCTTCAAACCCACGGTCACAGTCGAGTACCCATACGAAACGCTGACCATGACCGAAAGGTACCGTGGACACATCGAACTGATTGCCAATGAAGAGGGCAAAGCCAATTGCATTGTCTGTGGAATGTGCCAAAGGGCATGTCCATCCGGATGCATCACCTTGACCGGCAAGAAACCTGAAGGAGAAAAGAAAAAGGTTTTGACCAGTTACATACTTGATTTTACGAGATGTTCACTTTGTGGATCCTGCGTTGAATCATGTAATTTCAATGCCATTGAGTATTCCAAGGAATACAATCTAGCTTCCACCAGAAGAGAAGATTTTATTTTTGATCTTCTTCAACGACTTGAGGAAAGAAACAAATGA
- a CDS encoding Na(+)/H(+) antiporter subunit D, which translates to MIISFFHPALIMIIGALLLPFMKGPFRKPFLFLVPLLTFLNVIYLSWHPGTYGVVTFMGKWTLVFGRVDNLSIVFGFIMALMAIIGTIYGLHVKDYWQHMAAWFYVAGSLGVIYCGDYLVLFLFWEMMAFASTFLIWFNRDKGAIAAGYRYLLVHTFGGVVLLLGFVLRYQATQDLSFVLLSEENTQLYTWLIMAGLMLNAAVPPLHSWLPDAYSKASITGAVFMCAFTTKTAIYTLARAFAGFDILIVLGVIMAIYGIVYAIMENDIRRLLGWEIVSQVGYMVTGVGIGTALAINGACAHAFAHILYKGLLFMGAGAVIHATGKSTFTQLGGLYRKMPVTLLFMVIGGISVSAFPFFSGFVTKSMIIAAGFESHLFVAAFLLSMVSVGTFLVAGLRLPYLIFFGEKRSDDATFEKAEDPPWNMQLAMIIAGLLCFVIGSYTPFLYNMLPYKDVVFHPYNGYHLSETLQILAFTALAFFFLKDKIGARATISLDLDWFYRKGGQLFLWLAKNPIQWLDTLWGNVYRVIGLYSLMTTARFWSWFDWHAIDGVVDGSARCVRAIGRRISIVLQRGQIQYTLYFSFTFAAILLFSYVCL; encoded by the coding sequence ATGATAATTAGTTTCTTTCACCCGGCACTGATCATGATTATCGGTGCACTTCTCCTGCCCTTTATGAAAGGACCATTCAGGAAACCATTCCTTTTTCTCGTGCCTCTGCTGACCTTTCTCAATGTAATCTATCTCAGCTGGCATCCCGGAACTTACGGTGTTGTAACTTTTATGGGGAAATGGACTTTGGTCTTTGGCCGGGTTGACAACCTCTCTATTGTCTTCGGGTTCATAATGGCACTTATGGCCATTATCGGTACAATTTACGGCCTTCATGTCAAAGATTATTGGCAACACATGGCCGCCTGGTTCTATGTTGCTGGATCCCTTGGTGTCATCTACTGTGGTGATTATCTCGTTCTTTTTCTTTTCTGGGAGATGATGGCCTTTGCCTCGACATTTCTCATCTGGTTCAACAGGGACAAGGGTGCCATTGCAGCAGGATACCGATACCTGCTAGTACACACCTTTGGTGGCGTTGTTCTCCTTCTCGGTTTTGTGCTCAGATATCAGGCTACTCAAGACCTGTCTTTTGTATTGCTGAGTGAAGAAAACACTCAACTGTATACCTGGCTTATTATGGCCGGACTTATGCTCAATGCTGCAGTACCACCGCTCCATTCATGGTTGCCGGACGCCTACAGCAAGGCCTCCATCACCGGTGCGGTTTTCATGTGTGCCTTTACCACAAAGACTGCCATCTACACTTTAGCACGGGCCTTCGCAGGTTTTGATATTCTCATTGTTCTCGGTGTCATTATGGCGATTTACGGTATTGTCTACGCCATAATGGAAAATGATATCCGCAGGCTTCTCGGTTGGGAAATTGTCAGCCAGGTCGGTTATATGGTTACAGGTGTCGGTATTGGTACGGCACTGGCCATAAACGGTGCATGCGCCCATGCATTCGCCCATATCCTTTACAAGGGACTTCTTTTCATGGGAGCGGGAGCAGTCATCCATGCAACCGGTAAATCCACTTTTACCCAACTGGGAGGCTTGTATCGTAAGATGCCGGTTACCCTTCTTTTCATGGTTATTGGCGGTATATCGGTTTCTGCGTTTCCCTTTTTCTCCGGTTTCGTTACAAAATCCATGATCATAGCCGCAGGTTTTGAATCACATCTCTTTGTTGCAGCATTTCTTTTGAGCATGGTTTCGGTCGGTACTTTTCTCGTTGCCGGACTTCGCCTTCCCTACCTGATTTTCTTTGGCGAAAAAAGAAGTGACGATGCCACATTTGAAAAAGCTGAGGATCCCCCATGGAATATGCAGCTTGCCATGATTATTGCCGGCCTGCTCTGCTTTGTCATTGGCTCGTACACACCGTTTCTTTACAATATGCTGCCCTACAAGGATGTTGTTTTTCATCCTTACAATGGATATCACTTAAGCGAAACGTTGCAGATTCTTGCATTTACGGCTCTGGCTTTCTTCTTTCTCAAGGATAAAATTGGCGCCAGAGCAACCATCAGCCTTGATCTTGATTGGTTTTACCGCAAAGGTGGTCAGCTTTTTCTATGGCTTGCAAAAAATCCCATTCAATGGCTCGATACTCTCTGGGGCAATGTCTACAGGGTGATTGGCCTCTATTCACTGATGACAACGGCCAGATTCTGGTCCTGGTTTGACTGGCATGCCATTGACGGAGTAGTAGACGGCAGTGCCAGATGCGTACGGGCAATAGGGCGACGAATCAGCATTGTTCTGCAGCGTGGGCAAATACAGTATACTCTCTATTTTTCATTTACGTTTGCTGCAATTTTACTGTTTTCTTATGTCTGTTTATAA
- a CDS encoding NADH-quinone oxidoreductase subunit A, whose amino-acid sequence MEQQFTAFLYQENVIWVAAFTLGGLAFALGPIAIVYLLMPNGTRQIRNNALQAIECGMDPIGDPWIRYGVVFYLYALIFLAFDVDVLFLFPVAIAYNDAFFASSIRDFIEIIIFVGILSLAIVYAWKKGVFKWERKTYLRQ is encoded by the coding sequence ATGGAACAGCAATTTACTGCATTTCTATACCAGGAAAATGTTATCTGGGTAGCAGCATTCACATTGGGTGGTCTGGCATTTGCACTTGGTCCGATTGCTATTGTCTACCTGCTCATGCCCAACGGTACCAGACAGATTCGCAACAATGCTCTTCAAGCTATTGAGTGCGGCATGGATCCAATTGGTGATCCATGGATACGTTACGGTGTAGTCTTTTATCTCTATGCTCTTATTTTCCTCGCCTTTGATGTTGATGTTCTATTTCTTTTTCCGGTAGCTATCGCATATAATGATGCTTTTTTTGCATCTTCAATTCGTGACTTTATAGAAATAATCATTTTTGTCGGTATTCTGTCATTGGCAATTGTTTATGCCTGGAAAAAGGGAGTCTTTAAGTGGGAACGCAAAACGTACCTTCGTCAATAG
- a CDS encoding monovalent cation/H+ antiporter subunit D family protein, protein MDYKLLIALLIPLFAALGVMFKGDNENVREGISSVSSILLLLIVASMIPAVLKGKTLFFLMFTILPGVTVALRADAMSMIFAIVASSLWTIAVFYSMGYMRGLKEHAQTRFNACFALAIFGAIGVAFSDNLFTMYLFYEIVSICTYPLVAHHQDEEGYHGARKYIIYLTTTAKAFLLPAMILIYVLTGTLDFAPDISTGIFPSDINKTLVIMLYIFCIFGFAKNGIMPFHHWLPGAMVAPTPVSALLHAVAVVKVGVFCTTRVMLYIFGTQTMHALNLGIPTAYFVSFTILAASVIALSKDNLKARLAYSTVSQLSYIILGVALLTDTGIQGGLIHIVNHAFSKITLFFCAGAIYVASHKKYISEMEGLGKTMPFTFAAFGIASLSMIGAPPVAGFITKWNLLIGSIEAHQMGILLILIASTMLNAAYFAPVTYKAFFGKRPAGEPFTGIKEAPLSMLIPILIACTISVLIGIFPDFMLQFVKAVTG, encoded by the coding sequence ATGGACTACAAACTACTCATAGCTCTACTTATTCCTCTTTTTGCCGCACTGGGCGTTATGTTCAAAGGTGATAACGAAAATGTCCGGGAGGGCATTTCTTCTGTTTCATCTATCCTCCTGCTCCTCATTGTCGCATCGATGATACCGGCAGTTCTCAAGGGAAAAACCCTTTTTTTTCTGATGTTTACTATTCTCCCTGGAGTAACTGTTGCACTCAGGGCGGATGCCATGTCGATGATTTTTGCCATTGTTGCCTCTTCCCTCTGGACTATCGCGGTCTTTTATTCTATGGGATATATGAGAGGTCTGAAGGAGCATGCCCAGACCAGATTCAACGCCTGCTTTGCCCTTGCAATTTTTGGAGCAATCGGGGTTGCTTTTTCCGATAATCTCTTCACCATGTACCTCTTTTATGAGATTGTTTCCATCTGCACTTACCCGCTGGTTGCACACCATCAGGATGAAGAAGGTTACCACGGTGCAAGAAAGTATATCATTTATCTGACAACTACAGCTAAGGCCTTCCTGCTGCCCGCGATGATTCTTATCTATGTCCTCACCGGCACGCTGGATTTTGCACCTGATATCTCCACGGGGATCTTCCCGTCTGATATCAATAAAACTCTGGTGATAATGCTTTATATTTTCTGTATCTTCGGTTTTGCCAAAAACGGTATCATGCCTTTCCATCACTGGCTTCCCGGAGCAATGGTCGCCCCAACTCCCGTTTCTGCCCTGCTCCATGCTGTTGCAGTAGTTAAAGTTGGAGTCTTCTGCACAACCAGGGTGATGCTCTATATTTTCGGCACCCAGACAATGCATGCACTCAACCTGGGAATACCAACAGCCTATTTTGTCAGTTTCACTATTCTGGCTGCCTCTGTTATCGCTCTGTCCAAGGATAACCTCAAGGCCCGACTGGCCTATTCCACAGTCAGCCAGCTCTCTTATATCATTCTGGGAGTTGCCCTGCTTACCGATACTGGAATACAGGGTGGTTTGATCCATATTGTCAACCATGCTTTTTCCAAGATCACCCTCTTTTTCTGTGCCGGTGCAATATATGTTGCCAGCCATAAAAAATATATTTCTGAAATGGAAGGACTCGGGAAAACGATGCCCTTCACCTTTGCTGCATTTGGTATTGCCTCCCTGAGCATGATAGGTGCCCCTCCTGTTGCTGGCTTTATTACGAAATGGAACCTGCTCATCGGTTCAATAGAGGCACATCAAATGGGTATTCTCCTTATACTCATTGCCAGTACCATGCTTAATGCCGCATATTTTGCCCCGGTCACATATAAAGCTTTCTTCGGCAAAAGACCTGCTGGTGAACCTTTTACCGGTATAAAGGAAGCACCGTTATCCATGCTTATTCCAATTCTTATAGCCTGTACCATATCAGTATTAATCGGTATTTTCCCAGATTTCATGTTGCAATTTGTCAAGGCGGTGACAGGATGA
- a CDS encoding complex I subunit 4 family protein — translation MDQLLLNSGFPILSVLIFLPLAGALGLLFVKNEAMCRIFSLAVTGSVAIISLGLLFGFDNTSAKFQFGEHYTWISSLNINYTVGVDGISILLILMTTFIMPFCVLASWSYIKTRVQPFMICLLIMETAMIGVFAALDFVLFYVLWETMLIPMYMLIAIWGGPRKIYASIKFFLYTLAGSILLLVGIIWLYLANDYSFYIPDMMWQDYSLTSQVYLFLAFFLAFAIKVPMFPFHTWLPAAHVEAPTAGSVILASILLKMGTYGFLRFALPITPDATMILMPYVLWISIAGIIYGGFTALAQSDMKKLIAYSSVGHMGFVTLGIFVLNIDGIEGAILQMVNHGITTGALFLCVGMIYERTHSRELRSATGVGKFMPIYVTFLAFFSLSSFGFPGTNSFVGEFMILAGAFQFSTGSGQFPYLALAAIPGAVLAAAYMLRMLQKIIWGGTDNPDQSWISDLNIREIVTLAPFLFFVFWIGLGPQPFIDLMHTSVMQLLSQLQAHQAQAVALSDIILH, via the coding sequence ATGGATCAACTACTGCTTAATTCCGGCTTCCCTATCCTGAGTGTACTCATCTTCCTACCACTCGCAGGAGCTCTGGGACTTCTTTTTGTCAAAAATGAAGCGATGTGCAGAATTTTCTCCCTGGCAGTCACCGGTAGCGTTGCAATCATATCACTAGGTCTTCTTTTCGGTTTTGATAACACCTCTGCCAAATTCCAATTTGGTGAGCATTATACCTGGATCAGTTCTCTGAATATCAACTATACGGTCGGTGTTGACGGTATTTCTATACTGCTCATCCTGATGACCACTTTTATAATGCCCTTTTGTGTTCTTGCTTCATGGTCGTATATAAAGACAAGGGTGCAGCCATTCATGATCTGCCTGCTCATTATGGAAACGGCAATGATCGGAGTCTTTGCAGCACTGGATTTTGTTCTTTTTTATGTCCTCTGGGAGACCATGCTTATACCCATGTATATGCTTATAGCCATTTGGGGGGGGCCCAGAAAAATATATGCTTCAATCAAGTTTTTTCTTTATACTCTTGCAGGGTCAATACTTCTCCTGGTTGGTATCATCTGGCTCTACCTTGCAAATGACTACAGTTTCTATATTCCCGACATGATGTGGCAGGATTACTCTCTCACATCTCAGGTTTATCTTTTCCTTGCCTTTTTTCTCGCATTTGCCATCAAGGTTCCAATGTTTCCTTTTCACACATGGCTGCCGGCAGCCCATGTTGAAGCCCCAACAGCCGGCTCCGTTATCCTTGCCAGCATTCTGTTGAAAATGGGAACATACGGTTTTCTCCGTTTTGCCCTGCCAATCACACCGGATGCCACTATGATTCTCATGCCTTATGTACTTTGGATTTCCATTGCTGGAATCATCTACGGTGGCTTTACAGCTCTTGCCCAGAGTGATATGAAAAAGCTTATTGCCTATTCATCCGTGGGACATATGGGATTTGTTACCCTGGGTATTTTCGTGCTGAATATAGACGGTATTGAAGGCGCCATTCTGCAGATGGTCAACCACGGCATCACAACGGGAGCCCTTTTTCTCTGTGTTGGCATGATTTACGAACGAACCCATAGCCGTGAACTTCGATCGGCAACCGGTGTAGGGAAATTTATGCCGATTTATGTTACATTTCTTGCTTTTTTCTCCCTCTCTTCCTTTGGTTTTCCAGGGACCAACAGTTTTGTCGGGGAATTTATGATTCTGGCGGGAGCCTTTCAGTTCAGCACCGGCAGCGGTCAGTTTCCATATCTTGCGCTGGCTGCAATTCCCGGTGCAGTACTTGCTGCAGCCTATATGTTAAGAATGCTCCAGAAAATTATCTGGGGTGGCACAGACAATCCGGATCAATCCTGGATCAGTGACCTGAATATTCGCGAAATTGTAACACTTGCACCCTTTCTCTTTTTCGTTTTCTGGATCGGTCTCGGACCACAACCGTTCATTGATCTGATGCATACTTCGGTGATGCAGCTACTCAGCCAACTGCAGGCTCATCAGGCTCAGGCTGTAGCTTTATCCGATATAATTCTTCATTGA